The following proteins are encoded in a genomic region of Methanosarcinales archaeon:
- a CDS encoding phosphate ABC transporter ATP-binding protein produces MNQPILELKDVSKAVWRNINGTKVRSQILSNIDLVVQRGDLVTIMGPSGSGKTTFLRLINRLSETDSGNILLNSMDIKDYPPVELRRKVGMVFQVPVVFRGSVRDNLGFGMKLWGEDIDLEVLAMDAGIPEDLLDAEAGKLSVGEKQRVCIARALANRPGILLLDEPTSSLDIESATFIEELLLGLCKEKDLTMLWVTHEMEQAKRIRGRRFVLNRSRLEEEYD; encoded by the coding sequence ATGAACCAGCCCATTCTTGAGTTAAAGGATGTATCAAAGGCAGTCTGGCGAAACATAAACGGAACAAAGGTCAGATCCCAGATACTTTCCAATATCGATCTTGTGGTCCAACGCGGCGACCTTGTCACGATCATGGGTCCGTCGGGCTCTGGGAAGACCACATTTCTCAGGCTGATAAACAGGCTTTCAGAGACCGATTCTGGTAACATCCTGCTAAATAGTATGGATATTAAGGACTATCCACCTGTTGAACTCAGAAGAAAAGTGGGCATGGTGTTCCAGGTACCAGTGGTATTTCGCGGCAGCGTAAGGGACAACCTGGGTTTTGGCATGAAATTATGGGGTGAGGATATTGATCTTGAGGTGCTTGCCATGGATGCGGGTATACCTGAAGACCTGCTGGATGCCGAAGCAGGGAAGCTGTCTGTAGGTGAAAAACAGAGGGTATGCATCGCCCGTGCCCTGGCCAACAGACCCGGGATATTACTGCTGGATGAACCTACATCATCACTGGATATTGAATCTGCCACATTTATCGAAGAATTATTACTGGGTCTGTGTAAAGAAAAAGACCTGACCATGCTTTGGGTAACACATGAGATGGAACAGGCAAAGAGGATCAGGGGCAGAAGATTTGTATTAAACAGGAGCAGGTTGGAGGAAGAGTATGATTGA
- a CDS encoding ABC transporter permease, translating into MIEIPAEIIPKIPILLLTIILILFSAAFARRFSLGREISLAGSRALVQILILASIILLLFELSIYWSVLMLLAMAAIAGHTTYTRSGKLEKGLSMSIMSIVLASVLLLIPFFLLDIFPLEARYLIPTGSIFIGNAMNISSLAIDRYRGEIRNRRNEIEAYLALGATPRIATAACLTQGINSALIPSIDNMKNLGLVWIPGVMTGLLLGGADPLEAASIQIALFTSIMAAGMLASSLLLHFSTESFFTEALQLRDDF; encoded by the coding sequence ATGATTGAAATTCCAGCAGAAATCATTCCAAAAATACCAATCCTCCTATTAACAATAATTCTCATTCTGTTCAGTGCAGCCTTTGCCAGAAGATTCAGCTTAGGAAGGGAAATATCATTAGCTGGATCGAGGGCCCTGGTCCAGATATTAATACTTGCTTCCATCATCCTGTTATTGTTCGAACTATCCATCTACTGGAGCGTGTTGATGCTCCTGGCCATGGCCGCCATAGCAGGCCACACCACCTATACCCGCTCAGGCAAACTGGAAAAGGGGCTGTCCATGTCAATAATGTCTATTGTACTGGCATCTGTGCTTCTGCTAATCCCGTTTTTCCTGCTGGACATATTTCCTCTTGAGGCCAGGTACCTTATCCCCACAGGGAGCATCTTTATCGGCAATGCCATGAACATCAGCTCGCTGGCCATTGACAGATACCGGGGCGAGATCAGAAACAGGCGCAATGAGATCGAAGCATACCTGGCACTGGGGGCCACACCCAGGATCGCAACCGCAGCTTGCCTGACCCAGGGTATCAATTCGGCATTGATACCATCCATAGATAATATGAAGAACCTGGGTCTGGTCTGGATCCCTGGTGTGATGACAGGTTTGCTGCTGGGAGGTGCCGACCCCCTGGAAGCGGCTTCTATCCAGATCGCACTTTTTACTTCAATAATGGCGGCAGGGATGCTGGCATCCAGTTTGTTGCTGCATTTTTCTACAGAGAGTTTTTTTACAGAGGCCTTGCAGTTGAGGGATGATTTTTAG